A single genomic interval of Lathyrus oleraceus cultivar Zhongwan6 chromosome 7, CAAS_Psat_ZW6_1.0, whole genome shotgun sequence harbors:
- the LOC127108167 gene encoding uncharacterized protein LOC127108167 isoform X1, producing MAMISHTAPIHASLHFSSFTTNFPNSPSFPSFTPIIRTTPLKCHHRQRTITRATLDDIQRDKLSSTPLVVDDVNPKRELEENVKVLKNAAKTRKVPAEEILSALSFIEKAKVDPSGFLDTLGGKESPGRTWMLIFTAKKKLDGGRYFPLTAVQRFDASAKRIENGVFLGPIGQLTFEGKLSWKNRILSFIFENLRIKVGPLKPLQISLGEKDDREPSTKDPFFIWFYVDEEIAVARGRSGGTAFWCRCRQKFGWGHL from the exons ATGGCAATGATTTCACACACAGCACCAATTCATGCATCGTTGCACTTTTCATCATTCACTACCAATTTCCCTAATTCACCTTCATTCCCATCTTTTACTCCTATCATCAGAACAACTCCTCTTAAATGTCATCACAGACAGAGAACTATAACCAGAGCAACCCTTGATGATATTCAAAGAGATAAACTTTCCTCAACTCCACTTGTTGTGGACGACGTGAATCCCAAAAGG GAGTTAGAGGAAAATGTGAAAGTGCTAAAAAATGCAGCTAAGACAAGAAAGGTACCCGCGGAGGAGATTCTTTCTGCACTGTCTTTCATTGAGAAAGCAAAAGTCGATCCTTCGGGTTTTCTTGACACCCTTGGAGGAAAGGAATCCCCTGGGAGAACCTGGATGCTGATTTTTACTGCAAAG AAAAAATTAGACGGTGGTCGCTATTTTCCTCTCACAGCTGTTCAGAGATTTGATGCTTCT GCGAAGCGGATTGAAAACGGTGTATTTCTTGGACCTATTGGACAATTAACGTTTGAAGGCAAACTTTCATGGAAAAACAGAATACTGTCTTTCATTTTTGAGAACCTTCGAATAAAAGTTGGACCTTTGAAACCGCTACAAATCAGCCTTGGAGAAAAGGATGACAGGGAACCAAGTACCAAGGATCCCTTTTTCATCTGGTTTTATGTTGACGAGGAAATAGCTGTTGCTCGTGGCCGAAGTGGAGGCACTGCATTTTGGTGCCGGTGTCGTCAG AAATTCGGGTGGGGCCATTTGTGA
- the LOC127108168 gene encoding protein PLASTID MOVEMENT IMPAIRED 1, producing MADTKSNPNAQILEELEALSDTLYKSHTSATARRTASLVLPRTTPVPSIEDDDDSDRHTVEAYGESSNKQRSRRMSLSPWRSKSKLVDGISKTETKEVVAKTSTTNLGENEKKGIWKWKPMRALSHIGMQKLSCLFSVEVVAAQDLPSSMNGLRLAVCVRKQETKDGAVKTMPSRVSQGAADFEETLFIKCHAYYTNNNHEKRRKFEPRPFLIYLFAVDAQELDFGRSYVDLSELIRESVEKSQQGSRVRQWDTSFELSGKAKGGELVVKLGFQIVEKDGGVDIYNNSNSNSPMGNPKSSKLSSFSSSFARKQSKSSFSVPSPRMTSRSDAWSPSQVQQGDSIQGMDDLNLDDPNPVHDSSSSVQKVDRDHIEQVEDFDLPDFEVVDKGIEIQEKKEDEGGESDKSVEEKPVADEVVKEVVHDHVHHARLSELDSIAQQIKALESMMGDDDMNNMMKIDEETDALDADEDTVTREFLQMLEEDQDNKGYLFNQPEIPPLQLEQGHNDSPADGGESKVYLSELGKGLGCVVQTRDGGYLASMNPLDVAVARKDTPKLAMQMSKPFVLASHESMSGFDLFQKLASIGLDELSSEVLSSLMPIDELIGKTAEQIAFEGIASTVVQGRNKEGASSSAARIVSALKSMSNIISSGRKERITTGLWNVDEDPVTSEKLLPISMQKIESMTVEALKIQAGMAEEEAPFDFSALSSKKGVSGNDLLASAIPLEDWIRNQSLGNNKGSATASSDGETDRVTLILVVQLRDPMRRYETVGGPVMVLIHASRVGANGTEEEEKKFKLISMHVGGFKVRSSTKKNGWDNEKQRLTAMQWLVAYGLGKAGKKGKPAVAKGQDLLYSISSRIVADMWLKTIRNPDVKLVK from the coding sequence ATGGCAGATACCAAGAGCAATCCCAATGCTCAGATTCTCGAAGAGCTCGAGGCTCTGAGTGATACCCTTTACAAATCACACACGTCCGCCACGGCTCGAAGAACAGCTTCACTTGTCTTGCCGCGAACTACTCCTGTTCCATCtattgaagatgatgatgacAGTGACAGACACACGGTTGAAGCTTATGGTGAAAGTAGTAATAAACAGCGATCCCGTCGTATGTCCTTGTCCCCGTGGCGATCAAAATCAAAGCTTGTGGATGGAATTTCAAAGACAGAAACCAAAGAGGTTGTGGCTAAGACATCAACAACTAATTTGGGTGAAAATGAGAAGAAAGGGATTTGGAAGTGGAAGCCTATGCGGGCACTTTCGCATATTGGAATGCAGAAACTTAGCTGTTTGTTTTCTGTTGAAGTGGTTGCTGCTCAAGACCTTCCTTCTTCCATGAATGGACTAAGGTTAGCTGTCTGCGTTAGGAAGCAGGAAACAAAGGATGGTGCTGTTAAGACAATGCCGTCACGCGTTTCACAAGGAGCTGCTGATTTCGAGGAGACCCTTTTTATCAAGTGCCATGCTTATTACACCAACAACAATCATGAGAAGAGGCGCAAGTTTGAGCCACGTCCCTTTTTGATATACCTTTTTGCTGTTGATGCTCAAGAGCTTGATTTTGGAAGAAGCTATGTGGATTTGAGCGAGTTGATTCGAGAGTCTGTGGAGAAGAGCCAACAAGGTTCGCGAGTTAGGCAATGGGATACGAGCTTCGAGTTATCTGGAAAGGCAAAAGGAGGAGAACTTGTTGTGAAACTTGGTTTTCAGATTGTGGAGAAAGATGGAGGAGTTGATATATATAATAATAGCAATAGTAATAGTCCAATGGGGAATCCAAAGTCCAGCAAGTTGAGTAGTTTCTCATCTTCTTTCGCACGCAAACAATCCAAGTCATCTTTCAGCGTGCCTAGTCCCAGAATGACAAGTAGAAGCGACGCGTGGAGTCCTTCACAAGTACAGCAAGGTGACAGTATCCAAGGAATGGACGATTTGAATCTTGATGACCCGAATCCAGTTCATGATTCCTCTTCTTCTGTCCAGAAAGTCGATCGTGACCACATAGAACAGGTGGAGGATTTTGATCTTCCAGATTTTGAGGTTGTTGATAAAGGGATTGAGATTCAAGAGAAGAAAGAAGATGAAGGAGGGGAATCTGATAAATCCGTCGAAGAGAAACCGGTTGCAGACGAGGTTGTGAAGGAAGTAGTGCACGATCATGTGCACCATGCTAGATTGTCTGAGCTTGATTCAATTGCTCAACAAATAAAAGCTCTCGAGTCTATGATGGGAGATGATGATATGAATAACATGATGAAAATAGATGAAGAGACAGACGCACTGGATGCGGATGAAGATACTGTAACTAGGGAGTTTCTTCAGATGCTTGAGGAGGATCAAGACAACAAAGGATACTTATTCAACCAACCTGAAATTCCACCTTTACAACTTGAACAAGGACACAACGATTCTCCGGCAGATGGAGGAGAATCCAAAGTATATCTTTCTGAACTTGGTAAGGGCTTGGGTTGCGTGGTTCAAACACGGGACGGGGGCTACTTGGCTTCTATGAACCCTTTGGATGTCGCAGTGGCAAGAAAAGATACTCCAAAGCTGGCTATGCAGAtgtcgaagccttttgtgttgGCATCGCATGAATCGATGAGTGGGTTTGATTTGTTTCAGAAATTGGCTAGCATTGGTCTTGATGAACTCAGCTCTGAAGTCTTATCCTCCTTGATGCCGATAGATGAACTGATAGGTAAAACTGCAGAGCAGATTGCTTTTGAAGGCATTGCTTCAACTGTCGTACAAGGTAGGAACAAGGAAGGAGCAAGTTCCAGCGCTGCCCGCATAGTTTCTGCTTTGAAAAGCATGTCAAATATTATCAGTTCGGGAAGGAAAGAACGGATAACAACGGGACTTTggaatgttgatgaagatccAGTTACTTCCGAGAAGCTTCTTCCTATTTCAATGCAGAAGATAGAGTCTATGACAGTTGAAGCACTGAAAATTCAAGCTGGCATGGCCGAGGAAGAAGCTCCATTTGATTTTTCTGCACTCAGCTCAAAGAAAGGGGTTAGCGGGAACGATCTTTTGGCTTCTGCTATTCCACTTGAGGATTGGATTAGAAACCAAAGCTTAGGCAACAACAAGGGCTCTGCAACTGCAAGTTCTGATGGCGAAACTGACAGAGTCACACTGATATTGGTTGTCCAACTGCGGGATCCAATGAGACGCTATGAAACAGTTGGAGGCCCTGTTATGGTGCTTATTCATGCATCGCGTGTTGGCGCGAACGGGACTGAGGAGGAGGAGAAGAAATTCAAACTAATAAGCATGCATGTGGGAGGTTTCAAGGTTAGGAGTTCTACAAAGAAGAACGGATGGGACAACGAGAAGCAGAGACTAACCGCAATGCAATGGTTAGTTGCATACGGGTTGGGAAAAGCGGGGAAGAAAGGGAAACCGGCAGTGGCAAAGGGACAAGACCTGCTATATAGTATTTCATCGCGGATCGTGGCTGATATGTGGCTCAAAACTATTAGGAACCCGGATGTTAAGCTTGTAAAGTGA
- the LOC127108169 gene encoding protein DETOXIFICATION 16 — translation MRTERKQLVIAELKRQLWLAVPLTSVGILQYILQTISIMFVGHLGTLPLSGASMATSFAAVTGFTLLMGIASALDTFCGQSNGAGQYHMLGIHMQRSMLVVSIVSVFLAIIWANTESILVAIHQDKAISKEAGSYALFMIPSLFAYGLLQCILKFLQTQNIVLPMLLTSGIAALLHTLLCWLLVFELKLGSKGAAISLSICYWVNVLFISLYVKLSSSCKQSWTGFSKKAFQDLSQFLKLAVPSAFMICLKVWTFELMVLLSGLLPNPVLETSVLSICLNTFGLAWMIPFGCSAAVSIRVSNELGGGNPRGASLAVRVGLSTAFMEGLLMVVSMIVARNVWGHVYSNDKEVMRYVSDMMPILAISSFLDAIQSTLSGVLAGCGWQKIGAYVNLGSFYVIGVPCAVTLAFFLHMHATGLWLGIISAFTVQTLLYSIFIVRSNWEEQARKAQSRVGQSIMLPDTTLRDSSSPSQKLEQIP, via the exons ATGAGAACTGAAAGAAAACAGTTAGTGATAGCAGAATTGAAGAGGCAGCTATGGCTAGCAGTTCCTCTGACCTCAGTTGGTATCTTACAATACATTCTACAAACCATTTCTATCATGTTTGTCGGACATCTCGGTACTCTTCCTCTTTCCGGTGCTTCCATGGCTACTTCTTTTGCAGCTGTCACCGGCTTCACCTTACTG ATGGGAATTGCGAGTGCGCTAGACACATTCTGCGGTCAATCAAATGGAGCAGGACAGTACCATATGCTTGGAATACACATGCAAAGATCAATGCTTGTTGTTTCAATTGTCAGTGTGTTCCTTGCAATCATATGGGCAAATACAGAATCAATTCTAGTAGCTATACATCAAGACAAAGCCATTTCCAAAGAAGCCGGTTCATATGCACTTTTCATGATCCCAAGTTTGTTTGCATATGGTCTTCTTCAGTGCATTCTCAAGTTCTTGCAAACACAAAACATTGTCCTTCCAATGCTCCTAACTTCTGGAATTGCAGCTTTGCTTCACACCCTTCTCTGTTGGCTTTTGGTTTTTGAATTAAAGCTTGGAAGTAAAGGAGCAGCTATATCCCTTTCTATATGTTATTGGGTCAATGTGTTGTTCATTTCACTCTATGTCAAACTCTCTTCTTCTTGTAAACAATCATGGACTGGCTTTTCAAAGAAAGCCTTTCAGGATCTATCTCAGTTCCTTAAACTTGCTGTTCCTTCAGCTTTCATGATCTG TTTGAAAGTGTGGACATTTGAATTGATGGTTCTCCTGTCTGGTCTTCTTCCAAATCCAGTATTAGAAACCTCAGTGCTATCAATATG CCTTAATACATTTGGTCTAGCTTGGATGATCCCTTTTGGGTGCAGTGCTGCTGTCAG CATACGAGTATCGAATGAACTGGGGGGCGGAAATCCGCGCGGTGCGAGTCTAGCGGTTCGTGTGGGGCTATCGACGGCCTTCATGGAAGGGTTGTTAATGGTTGTAAGCATGATTGTAGCAAGAAATGTGTGGGGACATGTTTATAGTAATGACAAAGAGGTTATGAGATATGTGTCAGACATGATGCCAATTTTGGCTATTTCCAGTTTTCTTGATGCCATTCAGAGTACACTTTCAG GTGTTCTTGCAGGATGCGGATGGCAGAAGATCGGTGCCTACGTGAATCTTGGTTCATTTTACGTAATTGGTGTACCATGTGCAGTTACATTAGCCTTTTTTCTACACATGCATGCCACG GGACTGTGGTTGGGGATCATCTCAGCATTTACTGTGCAAACCTTACTTTACAGTATTTTTATAGTTCGTTCTAACTGGGAAGAACAA GCAAGGAAAGCTCAAAGCAGAGTTGGTCAATCAATTATGTTGCCAGATACTACCCTCAGAGACAGCAGCTCACCATCTCAAAAACTTGAACAAATTCCATAA
- the LOC127108167 gene encoding uncharacterized protein LOC127108167 isoform X2 encodes MAMISHTAPIHASLHFSSFTTNFPNSPSFPSFTPIIRTTPLKCHHRQRTITRATLDDIQRDKLSSTPLVVDDVNPKRELEENVKVLKNAAKTRKVPAEEILSALSFIEKAKVDPSGFLDTLGGKESPGRTWMLIFTAKKKLDGGRYFPLTAVQRFDASAKRIENGVFLGPIGQLTFEGKLSWKNRILSFIFENLRIKVGPLKPLQISLGEKDDREPSTKDPFFIWFYVDEEIAVARGRSGGTAFWCRCRQII; translated from the exons ATGGCAATGATTTCACACACAGCACCAATTCATGCATCGTTGCACTTTTCATCATTCACTACCAATTTCCCTAATTCACCTTCATTCCCATCTTTTACTCCTATCATCAGAACAACTCCTCTTAAATGTCATCACAGACAGAGAACTATAACCAGAGCAACCCTTGATGATATTCAAAGAGATAAACTTTCCTCAACTCCACTTGTTGTGGACGACGTGAATCCCAAAAGG GAGTTAGAGGAAAATGTGAAAGTGCTAAAAAATGCAGCTAAGACAAGAAAGGTACCCGCGGAGGAGATTCTTTCTGCACTGTCTTTCATTGAGAAAGCAAAAGTCGATCCTTCGGGTTTTCTTGACACCCTTGGAGGAAAGGAATCCCCTGGGAGAACCTGGATGCTGATTTTTACTGCAAAG AAAAAATTAGACGGTGGTCGCTATTTTCCTCTCACAGCTGTTCAGAGATTTGATGCTTCT GCGAAGCGGATTGAAAACGGTGTATTTCTTGGACCTATTGGACAATTAACGTTTGAAGGCAAACTTTCATGGAAAAACAGAATACTGTCTTTCATTTTTGAGAACCTTCGAATAAAAGTTGGACCTTTGAAACCGCTACAAATCAGCCTTGGAGAAAAGGATGACAGGGAACCAAGTACCAAGGATCCCTTTTTCATCTGGTTTTATGTTGACGAGGAAATAGCTGTTGCTCGTGGCCGAAGTGGAGGCACTGCATTTTGGTGCCGGTGTCGTCAG ATAATTTGA